DNA sequence from the Halorussus limi genome:
CGATGAGGCGGCGCTGGCCGTGCTTGCGGTAGACGTTCTCGCCCGCCGCGATGGGCGTGGTGGTCGAGTGGGTGACGTTCTTCTGCACGTCGTGGTTCTCCGGCGGCACGGGGTCTTCGAGCCACCAGATGTCGTACTCTTCGAGCGCACTGGCGAGGCGCTTGGCGCTCCCCGCCGAGAACGTCCAGTGGCAGTCGAACGCCACGTCGGCCCGGTCGCCGACGCGCTCGGTGACCGCCTCCACGATGTCGACCTTGTGGCCGATTTCGGGGTTCCGGAGGTGGCGGTTCGCGCGGTCCTTCTCGTGGCCCGAGGGCACGTCGAGGTCGAACTTCAGGGCGTCGTAGCCCAGTTCCTCGACCACGCGCTCGGCCTCGTCGGCGTTCGATTCGGGGTCGGCCTCCTCGCCGGCGTGGCAGTCGCAGTAGACCCGGACCTTGTCGCGGTACTTGCCGCCCAGAAGCTGGTAGGCGGGCACGTCGAGAATCTTGCCCGCGAGGTCGTGGAGCGCGACTTCGATGCCCGAGATGGCGGTGACGGTGACGCCCTCGATGGACCCCTCGCCCGACATCTTCTGGATGAGGTGTTCGAAGAGGCGGTCGATGTCCAGCGGGTTCTCGCCCACGACGAACGGCTTCATGCGCTCGATGAGTTCGGGCACGCCCGCACCCCAGTAGGCCTCGCCGGTACCCACGACCCCGGCGTCGGTGTAGATTCGGACGAGCGTCCACGGGAAGTTGCCGTCGACCATCGTCGTCTGCACGTCGGTAATCTCTACGTCTCGTCCTTCGCCGCGCTGGCCGCCACAACCCATCGTCTCCGCCGAGAGGTCCCGCATGGTGTACTCGGCGTTCGGGTCGTGGAGCGACTCGTAGTCTCGAACCATGCCACCCGATTACTCCGCCCAGAGTAAAAATCTGGAGGTTCCGGCCACGTTGGCTCGCGC
Encoded proteins:
- a CDS encoding mandelate racemase/muconate lactonizing enzyme family protein — encoded protein: MVRDYESLHDPNAEYTMRDLSAETMGCGGQRGEGRDVEITDVQTTMVDGNFPWTLVRIYTDAGVVGTGEAYWGAGVPELIERMKPFVVGENPLDIDRLFEHLIQKMSGEGSIEGVTVTAISGIEVALHDLAGKILDVPAYQLLGGKYRDKVRVYCDCHAGEEADPESNADEAERVVEELGYDALKFDLDVPSGHEKDRANRHLRNPEIGHKVDIVEAVTERVGDRADVAFDCHWTFSAGSAKRLASALEEYDIWWLEDPVPPENHDVQKNVTHSTTTPIAAGENVYRKHGQRRLIEEQAVDMIAPDMPKTGGMRETRKIADLADMYYMPVAMHNVSSPVATMASAHVGAAIPNSLAVEYHSYQLGWWEDLVEEDVIEDGYIEIPEEPGLGVTIDMDVVEENMVEGETLFDEA